One window of Puntigrus tetrazona isolate hp1 chromosome 14, ASM1883169v1, whole genome shotgun sequence genomic DNA carries:
- the elovl6 gene encoding elongation of very long chain fatty acids protein 6 isoform X2, translated as MVFNTCSLQQINGVHYSQKNKPLPRSKLLHKDLHICIFGAIRTGGYMMNILMTKGLKQSVCDQSFYNGPVSKFWAYAFVLSKAPELGDTLFIVLRKQKLIFLHWYHHITVLLYSWYSYKDMVAGGGWFMTMNYLVHAVMYSYYALRAAGFKISRKFAMFITLTQITQMVMGCVVNYLVYSWMQQGQECPSHVQNIVWSSLMYLSYFVLFCQFFFEAYITKTKSNAAKKNQ; from the exons ATGGTCTTTAACACTTGCAGCCTTCAG CAGATTAATGGTGTGCATTATAGCCAGAAAAACAAGCCCCTTCCTCGTTCCAAGTTACTTCATAAAGACCTGCATATATG TATATTCGGTGCCATCAGAACTGGAGGCTACATGATGAACATCTTGATGACCAAAGGCCTAAAGCAGTCAGTGTGTGATCAGAGTTTCTACAATGGACCAGTCAGCAAGTTTTGGGCCTATGCTTTTGTCCTCAGCAAGGCACCTGAACTAG GAGACACACTGTTCATCGTCTTACGGAAGCAAAAGCTGATTTTCCTGCACTGGTATCATCACATCACAGTTTTGCTTTATTCCTGGTACTCCTACAAGGACATGGTGGCTGGCGGAGGCTGGTTCATGACCATGAACTATCTGGTGCATGCCGTCATGTATTCTTACTACGCTCTTCGGGCCGCCGGCTTCAAAATCTCTCGCAAGTTTGCCATGTTCATCACCCTGACGCAGATCACCCAGATGGTGATGGGCTGCGTGGTCAACTACCTGGTGTATTCGTGGATGCAGCAAGGTCAAGAGTGCCCGTCCCACGTTCAGAACATTGTGTGGTCGTCCCTCATGTACCTCAGCTACTTTGTGCTCTTCTGCCAGTTCTTCTTCGAAGCCTACATCACCAAGACCAAATCCAATGCAGCCAAGAAAAACCaataa
- the egf gene encoding pro-epidermal growth factor, giving the protein MNLDGGDQRKILSKVGRSIFLDFHLSEGTMFWADTHAGQINRAGLNGTHRQKLLSSVKGVTGLAVDWIENAVLWSNAEKGTIQRIDTDGRNEKIVLRDLSQPRSVVVDPNERYIFWLSDGLTPSLQRSDVTGGKTTTVLKAADRLKVLAIDHRDRRLFWVQQGQGGHTAMGSCNYDGTIINVFNQPLRSQSLKMTIFLDYVYLTDSKSKRITRVNKYRGGRGENVSSQRMPHPPADVKVVHPINQPVVESPSPFTPGCNRHTGECVKVCSSHSDAGLCRCRDGFSLSKQGSYCEDINECALWNHGCSLGCENVPGTYFCTCPKGYLLLPDLKTCQETKPCVESGTVCDHACVHTAEGDVCVCPEGSVLNSDGRSCTGCLSVDRGGCSHMCVTLYPGRWVCECKPGYQLQPDGKHCAATGPPMYLLFANTVDIRQINTHGKKSETLLEEPRGSIIALDYDPVQKQVYFADKGLKRIERASLAGGFREMLFSTELGSPEGLAVDWVHRKLYWTDRGLSSISRSGLNGVDREIFIDEDIQKPRGIALHPQAQKVYWTDMGSRPAVERSGLNRDVREVVVSTGLVSPSGLAVDHGSQRLYWCDVSRGVIESANLDGSDRHMLSQNQVGRPFDVTVFENVLWVSDWEGHMLYRLNMTAERNPQHLRDISIQPAALVVVHPLAKPGANVCLHENGGCAQVCESRLGSAHCSCHSKHFLSADGKDCLPINSSLAEPDEGESRDRLRNKTLNDESTPLAMLYTERMVSDQNDCYSLRCDVNAQCTQKEGRAACRCVAGFAGDGELCVDVDECKAGLADCSVSEAECVNTAGGYFCQCKTGFTGDGHHCMDIDECLLDMHGCDVNAECLNAVGKFQCRCRPGFTGTGFSCHKEFKSATSWPSTGSPLDATSPWQHNNAVQSCPSTHDSYCLYDGVCFYFPEMESYACNCVLGYMGERCQFSDLEWWELQQAEEEKRRNMAIAMCIVLLITLLSIAACITYCCGSKRHFGACPSEEDVGDISMSEDSVTETTTGSPQVYVILDASTCVDEKVLHVVGCPRTTVCPSCSLNTRDSFALEEAGKLQRDSCAQDVAICCVSCDMKTTEGLISLEGPQTTPQ; this is encoded by the exons ATGAACCTTGATGGTGGGGATCAGAGAAAGATCTTGTCTAAGGTGGGAAGGTCCATCTTCTTGGATTTCCATTTAAGTGAGGGGACAATGTTTTGGGCTGATACACATGCAGGACAAATCAACAGAGCAGGACTGAATGGAACACACAGACAG aagcTTCTCTCGTCAGTGAAAGGTGTCACGGGTCTGGCTGTGGACTGGATTGAAAACGCAGTTCTCTGGAGCAATGCAGAAAAAGGAACGATACAGAGAATAGACACAGATGGGAGAAACGAAAAGATTGTCCTAAGAGACCTGTCTCAGCCAAGAAGCGTTGTCGTTGATCCAAATGAGAG ATATATTTTCTGGCTGTCAGATGGGTTGACTCCCAGTCTCCAGCGTTCAGACGTGACAGGTGGGAAGACGACGACGGTGCTGAAAGCTGCGGACAGACTAAAAGTTTTGGCTATAGACCACCGGGACAGGAGACTCTTCTGGGTTCAGCAGGGCCAGGGAGGGCACACTGCTATGGGGTCCTGCAACTATGATGGCACCATTATTAACGTCTTTAATCAGCCCTTGAG ATCACAGTCATTGAAGATGACGATTTTCCTTGATTATGTGTACCTAACGGACTCTAAGTCAAAAAGAATAACACGAGTAAACAAGTACAGGGGAGGCAGAGGAGAGAATGTCAGCTCCCAAAGGATGCCGCACCCCCCTGCTGATGTCAAAGTGGTACATCCCATCAATCAGCCAGTGGTGGAAAGTCCATCTCCATTCACTCCAG GCTGCAATCGACACACGGGagagtgtgtgaaagtgtgttcCAGTCACAGTGACGCCGGTCTGTGCCGATGCAGGGACGGTTTTTCCCTCAGTAAACAAGGCAGCTACTGTGAAG ATATCAATGAATGTGCCCTGTGGAATCACGGCTGTTCGCTGGGATGTGAGAACGTTCCGGGCACATACTTCTGCACCTGCCCCAAGGGTTACCTGTTACTACCCGATTTGAAGACCTGCCAAG AGACTAAACCATGCGTGGAGAGTGGCACAGTTTGTGATCATGCATGTGTACACACTGCAGaaggagatgtgtgtgtgtgtccggagGGATCTGTACTAAATTCTGACGGCCGTTCgtgcacag GATGTTTGTCTGTAGATCGAGGGGGCTGCAGTCATATGTGTGTGACTTTATATCCAGGCAGGTGGGTGTGTGAGTGCAAGCCTGGATACCAGCTCCAGCCGGACGGAAAACACTGTGCTGCCACAG GACCTCCAATGTACCTGTTGTTTGCCAATACAGTGGATATAAGACAGATTAACACACATGGCAAAAAGAGCGAAACACTTCTGGAGGAACCGAGAGGCAGTATCATAGCTCTGGACTACGATCCAGTCCAGAAGCAG GTGTATTTCGCAGATAAAGGCCTGAAGCGTATAGAGAGGGCTTCACTGGCTGGAGGTTTCAGAGAAATGCTGTTTTCCACAGAGCTCGGCTCACCCGAGGGTCTGGCTGTGGACTGGGTTCATCGCAAACTGTACTGGACTGATAGAGg ATTATCCTCTATTTCCCGCAGTGGTTTAAATGGCGTTGACAGAGAAATCTTTATAGATGAAGACATACAAAAACCCAGAGGCATTGCCCTACATCCTCAGGCACA GAAGGTATATTGGACGGACATGGGTAGCCGTCCTGCAGTGGAGCGCTCAGGTCTGAACAGAGACGTGCGTGAAGTTGTGGTCAGCACCGGGCTGGTGTCTCCTAGCGGTCTAGCTGTGGATCACGGTTCCCAGCGTCTGTACTGGTGTGACGTGAGCAGAGGAGTGATCGAGTCAGCCAATCTGGACGGTTCTGATCGCCACATGCTAAGCCAGAACCAAGTAG GTCGGCCATTTGATGTTACAGTGTTTGAGAACGTGCTCTGGGTCAGTGACTGGGAGGGTCACATGCTGTACAGGCTGAACATGACAGCTGAACGAAACCCTCAGCATCTCCGTGACATCTCTATCCAACCGGCTGCTCTAGTTGTTGTTCATCCTCTTGCCAAACCAG GAGCAAATGTTTGTCTTCATGAAAATGGAGGATGTGCCCAAGTGTGCGAGAGCAGACTGGGATCGGCTCATTGCTCGTGTCACTCAAAGCACTTTCTTTCCGCCGATGGAAAAGACTGTCTGCCGATTAATTCGTCGCTCGCTG AGCCCGATGAAGGTGAATCCAGAGATCGTTtgagaaataaaacactgaatgaTGAGAGCACACCATTGGCCATGCTTTACACGGAGAGGATGGTTTCAG ACCAGAATGACTGCTACTCTCTCAGATGTGACGTGAATGCTCAGTGTACACAGAAGGAAGGCCGAGCCGCGTGTCGGTGTGTGGCAGGTTTTGCTGGAGACGGGGAGCTGTGTGTCG aCGTTGATGAATGCAAAGCAGGCCTGGCAGATTGTAGTGTATCTGAGGCTGAGTGTGTGAACACAGCAGGTGGATATTTCTGCCAGTGCAAGACGGGATTCACAGGAGATGGTCACCATTGTATGG ATATAGATGAGTGTCTATTAGATATGCATGGCTGCGATGTAAACGCTGAGTGTTTGAATGCAGTTGGAAAATTTCAGTGCAGATGTCGACCTGGGTTCACAGGCACAGGATTCAGCTGTCATA AGGAGTTTAAGAGCGCCACCTCTTGGCCGAGTACAGGAAGTCCGCTTGATGCCACATCGCCATGGCAACACAACAATGCTGTACAGAGCTGCCCCTCTACACACGACTCATACTGTCTGTATGATGGAGTCTGCTTCTATTTCCCTGAGATGGAGTCTTATGCCTGCAA cTGTGTGTTAGGTTACATGGGGGAGCGCTGTCAGTTCAGTGATCTTGAGTGGTGGGAGCTGCAGCAGGCTgaagaggagaagaggaggaacaTGGCTATAGCGATGTGTATCGTGCTCCTCATCACTCTTCTTTCCATTGCTGCCTGCATCACCTACTGCTGCGG GTCTAAAAGACATTTTGGAGCGTGTCCCTCAGAGGAGGACGTGGGGGACATAAGCATGAGTGAGGACAGTGTGACAGAGACCACAACAGGCTCTCCGCAG GTCTATGTGATTTTGGACGCTTCTACCTGCGTTGATGAAAAGGTCCTTCATGTTGTAGGGTGTCCCAGAACAACAGTATGCCCCTCTTGCTCTTTAAACACCA gAGACAGTTTTGCTTTAGAAGAGGCTGGAAAGCTACAGAGAGACAGCTGTGCTCAGGATGTTGCCATCTGCTGTGTATCCTGCGATATGAAGACCACTGAAGGTCTCATCTCTTTAGAAGGCCCTCAGACAACACCCCAGTGA